One segment of Anopheles stephensi strain Indian chromosome 3, UCI_ANSTEP_V1.0, whole genome shotgun sequence DNA contains the following:
- the LOC118508942 gene encoding lopap-like, whose protein sequence is MKSSKYVGCCWQTVAVIGLVCLVTVVKTQIPGFGTCPDYSPIQRFNRTRFLGTWYEIERYFTVTEVATKCVSVTYEQRADGKIHVRNAYTNRFNGVERIISGVMDKGGKAKEGRYQIEYTSFPYNYNASVMVLDTDYDSFAVLYSCSSFGPVGHAVSAWMMARERLPGGPVLQRAYGVLDKYKISRTFFLRTNQEDCVTLAPPEPAIDPTEPTTQDARNDGVVVRSEEDLQQLRSEIFAVGPSKPSIPVDPVQEDPQ, encoded by the exons ATGAAAAGCTCCAAGTACGTTGGTTGTTGCTGGCAGACGGTGGCTGTGATTGGATTAGTTTGCCTAGTGACAGTAGTGAAGACACAGATCCCAGGCTTTGGTACCTGTCCGGATTATTCGCCGATACAGCGCTTCAACCGAACACGATTCCTTGGCACTTGGTACGAGATTGAGCGGTACTTTACGGTCACGGAGGTTGCTACCAAGTGTGTTTCGGTGACGTACGAGCAGCGTGCTGATGGGAAGATTCACGTCCGCAATGCTTATACTAATCGATT TAATGGCGTGGAGAGAATCATCTCAGGAGTGATGGATAAGGGTGGCAAGGCTAAGGAAGGACGCTACCAGATCGAGTACACCTCCTTCCCGTACAACTACAACGCATCAGTGATGGTACTGGACACGGACTACGATTCCTTTGCCGTGCTGTACTCTTGCAGTTCCTTCGGTCCTGTTGGACATGCCG TATCTGCCTGGATGATGGCGCGAGAACGCCTTCCCGGAGGTCCTGTGCTGCAGCGTGCCTACGGTGTCCTGGACAAGTACAAAATCTCCCGCACGTTCTTCCTGCGCACAAATCAGGAAGACTGCGTGACGTTGGCCCCACCCGAGCCAGCGATTGATCCCACGGAACCAACAACCCAGGATGCCCGTAACGACGGAGTCGTGGTACGAAGCGAGGAAGATCTGCAACAGTTGCGCAGTGAAATCTTTGCCGTTGGACCATCCAAACCCTCCATTCCGGTTGATCCCGTTCAAGAGGATCCCCAATAG